Within Paenibacillus sabinae T27, the genomic segment CGGTATACATCGCGATTTTGTCGCCCCATTTGGCCTTGACGGTCGGCTCGCCGCGCCGCGTATCGGCATCGTCGATGACATCGTCGTGAACCAGGGAGGCGCTGTGAATCAGCTCCAGGGGAATGGCCACCCGCTTCAGCTTCCCGAGATCGTAAGTGCCGAATTTGCCGCCCATCAGCACGAATACAGGTCGTAGCCGCTTGCCGCCTGCCTTCAGCAGGTGCAGCGACGTCTCCGTAAGCAGGTGATCGTCGCCCTGTACGCTAAGGTACAGCTCCTTTTCGAGGGCTTCCATATCCTTGTTCAGCAGGCCGAACATTTGCAGTCGTTTCATTCCTTCACCCGTGTCAACAGATTATCGCTCCAAAACTCCATTTTCACCTTCCGGGGCAGCAATCCCATCTCGTAGGCATACCGGAAGTAGAGATTCAGGCCTTCCTGCTGCCTTTCTCCAAAATCATAACATAAATTGCGGAAATAACCGTACCAGTACTCGGGAGTCCCTCCGATCCGGCCGCAGGCTTCCCGGACAACCGGCTCCAGGTTTCTTAACCCGCTCCGTTTGCTCTCCGCAAAAGCCCGGTAAATCTCGCCGATGGCCTCCGGAACCTCACGCGCCGATTTTCGGCTTACCGCCCACACCGCAAAGGTCATACCGAGGCCTGTCCAGGACTTCCATAGCTCTCCCAGATCGGTAACGGTATAATGATGATTCTGCCACATGCCGCGGATGGCGTGATCGCCGATCAGGAGACAAGCGTCGGCCCGCTCCATCATCTTCTCCAGATCCGGCTCGGCGCTTATGTACTCGGGCTGGCCGCCTATCGCCTTTTCCAGCAAAATTTTCAGCAGGTTCACCGAGGTGGCCGACGTGTTCGTCACAGCAATTATGCCGTTCGCCGCCTCCTCTACCGTTCCCTTAGAGAAGAGAAAAATCGATCCCACGGGACCGTCCGAGCTGACGGACAAGTCCGGCAGCAGCAGCAGCCGGTCGCTGGCCTCTGCAAAGGCAAACGAAGAGAGCGCCCCGACATCGATATCGCCGGAGGCCATGCCCCGGTTCAGCACGGAGGGCACCTCGCTTACCATCCGCGCCGGAAAAGATAGAACGGAAGGATCAAAGTGATGATAAACGGGCCATGAGTTGGTATAGCTGATTTTGCCGATTATGGCAGGACCGCCGCTCTTCATGCAAGTCACTCCCCCCATCTGCGAAATAGATCATGATCGATTCCGAAGCTGTCCAGCACCTTACCGACCATAAAGTTTATCAGGTCGTCCATGCTTTGCGGCCCGAAATAAAAAGCCGGCATGGCCGGAATAATGCGCACGCCGAGCCGTGACAGCTTCAGCATATTTTCCAAATGTATCGCATGCAGCGGCGTCTCCCGCGGCACCAGCACGAGCGGACGCCCTTCCTTCATCATCACGTCGGCCGCTCGGGTCATCAAATTGTCCGAGGAGCCGTTCGCCACGGCGGAGAGCGTTCCCATGGAGCAGGGCATGATGATCATGCCTTCGGTCCGGAAGGAGCCGCTTGCAATGGAAGCACCGATATCAGCGACGGGATGATAG encodes:
- a CDS encoding UbiX family flavin prenyltransferase; the encoded protein is MSISGSKGFVVGITGASGAIYGVRLAETLLSLGRTVHLVISNAGWRVLKEELGWNVSDREGVLNEQFRGRPGSLFYHPVADIGASIASGSFRTEGMIIMPCSMGTLSAVANGSSDNLMTRAADVMMKEGRPLVLVPRETPLHAIHLENMLKLSRLGVRIIPAMPAFYFGPQSMDDLINFMVGKVLDSFGIDHDLFRRWGE
- a CDS encoding menaquinone biosynthetic enzyme MqnA/MqnD family protein, whose amino-acid sequence is MKSGGPAIIGKISYTNSWPVYHHFDPSVLSFPARMVSEVPSVLNRGMASGDIDVGALSSFAFAEASDRLLLLPDLSVSSDGPVGSIFLFSKGTVEEAANGIIAVTNTSATSVNLLKILLEKAIGGQPEYISAEPDLEKMMERADACLLIGDHAIRGMWQNHHYTVTDLGELWKSWTGLGMTFAVWAVSRKSAREVPEAIGEIYRAFAESKRSGLRNLEPVVREACGRIGGTPEYWYGYFRNLCYDFGERQQEGLNLYFRYAYEMGLLPRKVKMEFWSDNLLTRVKE